TGTTTTGCCCTTTTCTCCCAAGGTGTTGGTAATATCGGGTGGGGTTAATGATATTCGCGGCGGCACGCCTGCCGCTGAGGTAATTGACAATCTTGCGGCAATGAGGGAAAAGTGTCAACAGAACGGAATTTTTCCTGTATTCGTGACTTTGACCCCGGTGAATCCTACGGGGATAGAAAGGATTTTTCAAGAAAAGACATCTCCTGACTGGCAAAAAGAATGGACTGCCGTAAATATGTGGGTTCGCAGTCAAAATTCCTATGTAGACGTATCACCTTCATTCATAGACTTAAACGTGTTTATGCCTTCCTCATTATCTACAGATGGGTTGCACCCTGATACCAAGGGCAAAAAGATAATCGGCGAAGCTGTGGGTAAGTTCCTTGAACAGCGATTCAGCGGTTATTTTGACTCCGTGAATTAAAAGAAAACCGCAATTCTCCCCTAATGGGAGTATTGCGGTTTGATCACCGTCGGCGGCGCTTTTCCATCAAAATGTCATAATAAAGATTTTTTTCTATAAGTTTTTTCCGCAGCGATTCTTTTTCGTCTTCTTGCTGGCAGTCTGCAATAAATTTCTCCAGGGCAGCGATTTCTTTTTGGAGTTCCATCTCCTCAGGCAGTAATCCGGCGTTTTTCAGGATCTTATAGCCTGCCCTGAGCTCAGGAGGAATGTGGCAGCAGTCTTGTAGATCCAAAGGTTTCCCTTTACCCGGAAGATTGTCCAGTTCGCCGTTTTCGATTGCCTCAAGAATCTTTTCCTCCGCGATTTTGATTATGAGATCTTTCATGGTGCTGCCTTCCTTTTATATATATTTGTCTCTCGCAATACTTACTAATGAACCTGCAAGGATGAATACGACCCCGAATACTAAATTCACTGTGATTGCTTCATTCAAAACGGCAAAGGCGATAATAGGCGCGAAGATCGGTTTGATGAAAAATGTGATGGAAGCGGTTGACGGCCCGGACACTTCGATAGCCTTTAAATAGCAATAATAACCAATGGCGGTTACAAAAATGCTTAAATAGAGGAGAAGCGGCAACGTGGAAAGCTGGATTCCACCGACTACCGGCTGTTTTGTCACCAGCAGAACGACCAGAAGAACGGAAGAGCCCAAAATAAAGCTCAGACTGTTCTGCGTAAGCCCTCCGATCTTTTCAATCCGCTTTTTGCCGAGGGCTGTATACAGGCCAAACGCGACAGCAGCCACTAACGTGAGCAAAATCCCGCTCACAGCCGATTTGCCGCTGAATAAGGTAACCGGGTTTGCCACAATGATCAAGCCGATGACATTCAGAATAAGAACGACTGCTTTTTTGGCCGTGAATTTTTCATTGACGATAAACTGCGCAAAAATCATCGTGAAGATCGGGCTTGTCGAGATAATAACCGCGGCCAGATTCGCATTTGTCCGCATTACCCCAAGCTGGAACAAAACCATACTGATGCAGATGTTTACGAATCCCAGCAAAAAAAAGTAGGCCCAGTCGCCTACTGTCAGTCGATACTGCCTCTTTTTCAAGTCGAACATTGCAAATGGCAACAGGCAAATGCCGCCGATTAAAAAACGCAAAAACGTTAACTGCATGGCGTTAAAGGATGATCCGGCCAGTTTCAGCGCGACTTCCATCGTGCCAAATAAGAATGCAGCAGCAAGAACGAATGCAAAACTTTTTTTCACTTTAAATAACCTTCCAACATGATCATGATTCATGATTAGTGCGATGCCCAACAGGCCCCGTATTTTATAATACTCACCCCGGCTTAAAGGCATCTCATTTTAACGCATCAAAAATAAATCGTTCGCTAGATGACACTTTTATATTATAGCCCAATATCGCTTACTGTCAATAACTTGAGAAAATGTCTTCAGTATGTTTTGAGTTGACTTCATGTGATTGTTAGTGTATAATCAATTATCGTTGACGGGGCGTGGCTCAGTTTGGTAGAGTACCTGGCTTGGAACCAGGGGGCGCAGGTTCAAATCCCTGCCGCTCCGAGACCATTATGACATGCGGGTGTAGCTCAATGGTAGAGCACTAGCCTTCCAAGCTAGCTACGAGGGTTCGATTCCCTTCACCCGCTCCACCTGCCATACGGTTTTGTTTACACAAGAGGACTTATCACTCTTGTGTTGTTTTTTATATATTTTGATCCCCTGTGACGTCGCACCTATGCCGTTAATTTTTTTACAAATAAGTATTCTGTATAATATTAAATGCCGCGAACGAATAGTAATTAAAAATAGACCAGGAGGCAATATGATAGAATTAGAAACAGAGGTTCAAAAACGGCGAACATTTGCAATCATTTCTCACCCGGACGCGGGTAAAACAACATTGACGGAAAAGTTATTGCTTTTTGGTGGAGCTATCCGTTTAGCTGGTTCCGTAAAGTCCCGGAAAGCTCAGAAGCATGCTGTGTCCGACTGGATGGAGATTGAGAAACAAAGGGGAATATCTGTGACTTCCAGTGTGCTGCAATTTGATTATAACGGCTATAAGGTCAACATACTTGATACCCCGGGCCACCAGGATTTCAGTGAGGACACCTATCGTACATTGATGGCTGCCGACAGCGCGGTGATGCTGATTGACGCTGCCAAAGGCGTAGAGGATCAAACCAAGAAACTGTTTCAAGTTTGTAAGCAGAGAGGAATTCCGGTATTTACCTTTGTTAACAAACTGGACCGGTATGGACGCAACCCATTCGATCTGATGGAAGAGCTTGAAAAGGTGCTTGGAATTCGCGCCTATCCAATGAACTGGCCCATCGGTATTGACGGTAACTATAGTGGCATCTATATTCGCAATCAAGCTCAGGTAGAGTTATTTGAACAAGCTGGAGTGCATGGGCAGTCGGCCCTCCCGTCAAGTGTGGGCGGAGTGGATGATCCCCGTTTTAAAGAAGCCCTGGGAGAAGAGATTTACCATGCGTTGTGCGATGACATTACGCTGTTGGATATGGCCGGTGATGAATTTAACATTGAAAAAGTAGGTAAGGGAGAACTTACACCGATGTTTTTCGGTAGCGCCATGACCAACTTTGGTGTTCGGTTGTTCCTGGAAGAGTTTTTGCAGCTCGCACCGCCGCCGGTTCCTCGAGTTTCCTCAGTAGGAGTGGTCAATCCGTCGGATGAGAACTTTTCCGCATTTGTCTTTAAGATTCAAGCCAATATGAATCCGGCTCATCGTGACCGCTTGGCTTTTATCAGAATATGTTCCGGAAAGTTTTCCCGGGGGATGTCTGTATTTCACCCGCATACCGGAAAAAGCATCAAACTTGCTCAGCCCCAACAGTTCTTGGCACAGGAACGAACGATTATTGAGGAAGCCTACCCCGGGGATATTATTGGCTTATTCGATCCGGGAGTATTTGGTATAGGGGACACGTTATGTCAAGAAGGTAGTGAGTTTAGGTTTCAGGATTTCCCTATATTTCCACCGGAACAATTCGCCAGAGTACAGGCCAAAGATACTATGAAACGGAAACAATTTGTTAAAGGTATGACGCAGCTGACCCAAGAGGGTGCGGTGCAGATTTTCCGCCAGCCTGATTATGCAGTAGAGTCTTTTGTTGTTGGCGTTGTCGGCAGCCTGCAGTTTGAAGTGCTGGAATATCGCTTAAAACACGAGTACGGTGTGGATATTGTAATGAACCGCCTTCCTTACACATTGGCCAGATGGCTTATGTGCGAAAACTGCGAAGACATTGATTTAAAATTAAAATCAATGAAAAATATGGACAACGGAATGCTGGTTCAAGACGTTAAAGATCGCCCGGTTGCTTTAATAAGCAACGAGTGGCAACTTCGGTGGGTTGAGGAGCGTAATCCGGGGATTGAGTTTCTAGTTGTTCCCCAGGATGCGCGGGCAATTTAGAAGCGTGCGGCGGCTCCTAATACAATGTTAAGCTTAAAAGGAGTGAGTGGAATTGATTTTTCAGCAGTTAAGCCCGCATTATTGCCGGACGTATATGGTGGGAGACGAGAAAACCGGCGAAGTCGCGCTTATTGATCCGGTATTGGATCATGTGAATGATTATCTGACTGAAATAGAAAAATCTAAGCTAAAGTTAATCTATGTCATTGACACTCATACTCATGCGGATCATATCTCGGGTTGCCCGGCTCTCAGAGACCGGACGGATTGTCAGTACATTATGCATCAAAATGCCTTGGCCGGATGCGTGTCCAGGCGGGTTAACGAAGCTGATTCCATTCAGATTGGCCAAATTACCATGCAAGCCATATTTACGCCGGGACATACTCAGGATTCCATCTGTCTTCTTCTTGCTGACAGGATAATGACGGGAGATACATTGTTCCTGGATGACGGCGGCGCCGGGCGGGATGATTTGCCTGGAGGCGATGCCGCTACGCACTGGCAAAGCCTGCAAAAGTTAGCAAATCTTCCGGATCATCTTGTCGTATATCCGGCTCATGAATATAGAAACCGTCAGTCCTCCACTTTGCGAGAGCAGAAACTGCGCAATCCACATTTTCAGCATCGGACAAGAGAGGAGTTTGTTTCTTATCTGAATAGGCTAAAACTTGGGCCTGCTGAGTGGATGAAGGATGTGCTGGAAGTCAATGCAACTTATGCCCGTGACCCTCAAAATGTTTGGATTCCAATGGATTTACCCGCGTGTGAAGTACAGGGCGCTTGGGACAAAGGTGTTAATGATCAGCAGGTTGTATGTATCTCAGCGGAGAAACTTTATAAATGGCTAAATTCTAGTGACGTTCCTATTTTGCTTGATGTTCGTGAGCTTTCCGAGCTTACCGGGCCGTTAGGATATATCCAGGGTATTGTGCACATTCCCCTTGGTGAACTGGCCGGCAAA
This window of the Methylomusa anaerophila genome carries:
- a CDS encoding DnaJ family domain-containing protein, which codes for MKDLIIKIAEEKILEAIENGELDNLPGKGKPLDLQDCCHIPPELRAGYKILKNAGLLPEEMELQKEIAALEKFIADCQQEDEKESLRKKLIEKNLYYDILMEKRRRR
- a CDS encoding DMT family transporter yields the protein MKKSFAFVLAAAFLFGTMEVALKLAGSSFNAMQLTFLRFLIGGICLLPFAMFDLKKRQYRLTVGDWAYFFLLGFVNICISMVLFQLGVMRTNANLAAVIISTSPIFTMIFAQFIVNEKFTAKKAVVLILNVIGLIIVANPVTLFSGKSAVSGILLTLVAAVAFGLYTALGKKRIEKIGGLTQNSLSFILGSSVLLVVLLVTKQPVVGGIQLSTLPLLLYLSIFVTAIGYYCYLKAIEVSGPSTASITFFIKPIFAPIIAFAVLNEAITVNLVFGVVFILAGSLVSIARDKYI
- a CDS encoding MBL fold metallo-hydrolase — encoded protein: MELIFQQLSPHYCRTYMVGDEKTGEVALIDPVLDHVNDYLTEIEKSKLKLIYVIDTHTHADHISGCPALRDRTDCQYIMHQNALAGCVSRRVNEADSIQIGQITMQAIFTPGHTQDSICLLLADRIMTGDTLFLDDGGAGRDDLPGGDAATHWQSLQKLANLPDHLVVYPAHEYRNRQSSTLREQKLRNPHFQHRTREEFVSYLNRLKLGPAEWMKDVLEVNATYARDPQNVWIPMDLPACEVQGAWDKGVNDQQVVCISAEKLYKWLNSSDVPILLDVRELSELTGPLGYIQGIVHIPLGELAGKLNQLRPYQQKDIVVICRSGHRATTGAQILQQAGFEKIQVLQGGMIAWLDMRKAKN
- a CDS encoding peptide chain release factor 3 produces the protein MIELETEVQKRRTFAIISHPDAGKTTLTEKLLLFGGAIRLAGSVKSRKAQKHAVSDWMEIEKQRGISVTSSVLQFDYNGYKVNILDTPGHQDFSEDTYRTLMAADSAVMLIDAAKGVEDQTKKLFQVCKQRGIPVFTFVNKLDRYGRNPFDLMEELEKVLGIRAYPMNWPIGIDGNYSGIYIRNQAQVELFEQAGVHGQSALPSSVGGVDDPRFKEALGEEIYHALCDDITLLDMAGDEFNIEKVGKGELTPMFFGSAMTNFGVRLFLEEFLQLAPPPVPRVSSVGVVNPSDENFSAFVFKIQANMNPAHRDRLAFIRICSGKFSRGMSVFHPHTGKSIKLAQPQQFLAQERTIIEEAYPGDIIGLFDPGVFGIGDTLCQEGSEFRFQDFPIFPPEQFARVQAKDTMKRKQFVKGMTQLTQEGAVQIFRQPDYAVESFVVGVVGSLQFEVLEYRLKHEYGVDIVMNRLPYTLARWLMCENCEDIDLKLKSMKNMDNGMLVQDVKDRPVALISNEWQLRWVEERNPGIEFLVVPQDARAI